The following are encoded in a window of Brockia lithotrophica genomic DNA:
- a CDS encoding YitT family protein translates to MAADRTYPPHTEEIPNHSIPSAEEVPPHAGTEEGPPAPEPSDLYKIVFHDVLPGIVVVLASLLMAFSYNAFLIPHKILSGGVAGVAMILSLFTPISAGTYLFLLNVPLFVFGYFTLGRRFIRESALSVATLSVAMNFIPVHPLSNDPVISSVFGGALVGLGMGIIYRMAGSSGGIDIVAFYLARRRDFPMGTLLFSFNAAVVALAGVLLSPERALYTMLGMYVSSRVVDGVFTRHLKLTLFIVTQKGEAVRRTLLELNRGVTILEGVGAYSGKKRSVLMTVVTRYELPHLKRKLLRIDPYAFVDAVQSVDVVGGFQHREPLEEEEPIYLLLPTPEREKTTAKTLVRSANGGARKWFAKKKEGGSPPPETS, encoded by the coding sequence TTGGCGGCAGATCGGACCTACCCTCCACACACGGAAGAAATCCCGAATCACAGCATTCCCTCTGCGGAAGAGGTTCCTCCTCACGCGGGGACCGAAGAAGGGCCCCCCGCACCCGAACCTTCGGATCTGTACAAGATCGTCTTTCACGACGTCCTCCCCGGGATAGTCGTCGTCCTCGCCTCGCTCCTCATGGCGTTTTCCTACAACGCCTTTCTCATCCCGCACAAGATCCTGAGCGGGGGTGTCGCGGGGGTGGCGATGATCCTCTCCCTCTTCACCCCCATCTCCGCCGGTACATACCTCTTCCTCCTCAACGTCCCGCTTTTCGTCTTCGGGTACTTTACCCTCGGTCGGCGCTTCATCCGCGAAAGCGCCCTCTCCGTCGCCACGCTTTCCGTGGCGATGAACTTCATCCCCGTACACCCGCTCAGCAACGATCCCGTGATCTCTTCCGTCTTCGGCGGTGCGCTCGTTGGCCTGGGTATGGGGATCATCTACCGAATGGCTGGATCGTCCGGCGGCATCGACATCGTCGCCTTTTACCTCGCCCGGCGACGCGACTTCCCCATGGGGACGCTCCTCTTCTCCTTCAACGCCGCGGTCGTCGCCCTCGCCGGCGTCCTCCTCTCTCCGGAACGCGCCCTGTACACAATGCTCGGGATGTACGTCTCGAGCCGCGTGGTGGACGGCGTCTTCACGCGGCACCTCAAGCTCACCCTGTTTATCGTGACGCAAAAGGGGGAGGCCGTGCGCCGCACGCTTCTCGAACTCAACCGCGGCGTGACGATTCTCGAAGGCGTGGGCGCGTACAGCGGGAAAAAGCGCTCCGTCCTCATGACGGTCGTGACCCGCTACGAACTCCCCCACCTGAAGCGAAAGCTCCTCCGCATCGACCCTTACGCTTTCGTAGACGCCGTGCAGTCCGTGGACGTGGTGGGCGGCTTCCAGCATCGGGAGCCCCTGGAAGAAGAAGAACCCATCTACCTCCTCCTCCCTACTCCGGAACGGGAAAAAACCACCGCGAAAACCCTCGTCCGATCCGCGAACGGAGGCGCGCGGAAGTGGTTTGCGAAAAAAAAGGAGGGAGGTTCTCCTCCCCCCGAAACGAGCTGA
- a CDS encoding MFS transporter, with protein sequence MPKRYPSGFFHLAFLLFATEFVRGLIVFSFLVIYGENVLGMSLTWVGLAVTAHSLADLASKSSAGFFLDRFPARVVLGVLMGISFLGLALLPFARDAWLFLLSATLFGFGISPVWLLAMGSVEEERRSAQMGTLYAFWLLGTGGGVILSNFLIGRGSVTPLYVALGVWGISLLSVAFLRDFRHPAYHPPLLREQFRVLVHQFGRIRALLPGMLFQTVAAGMLIPVIPNFLAVYQNLPYDAYSYLLLLGGGLALGGLIPMGMAADRLGRRGFLLLGFLLMGGALLFMAPPQPLGRLLFWAAVLGIGYAALLPAWNALLAQYVPHNHKGVGWGLFSTLEGLGLMLGSGLGGFLADRLTTPNVLLISGMMLLSLVFFYAFAPLHPPAFWDGSSDRVR encoded by the coding sequence TTGCCGAAACGATATCCTTCGGGGTTTTTTCACCTTGCCTTTCTCCTCTTCGCCACGGAGTTCGTCCGCGGGCTTATTGTCTTTTCCTTTCTCGTCATCTATGGAGAAAACGTGCTCGGGATGTCCCTCACGTGGGTAGGGCTTGCCGTAACCGCCCACTCCCTTGCGGACCTCGCCTCTAAGTCCTCGGCGGGTTTCTTCCTCGATCGTTTCCCGGCGCGTGTCGTCCTCGGGGTGCTCATGGGCATATCTTTCTTGGGACTTGCCTTGCTCCCCTTTGCCCGCGACGCTTGGCTCTTTCTCCTCTCGGCAACCCTCTTCGGTTTTGGGATATCCCCCGTATGGTTGCTCGCCATGGGATCCGTAGAGGAAGAACGCCGAAGCGCGCAGATGGGAACCTTGTACGCCTTTTGGCTTTTGGGCACGGGAGGCGGGGTAATTCTGAGCAACTTCCTCATCGGGCGGGGATCTGTGACCCCTCTCTACGTCGCCCTGGGAGTGTGGGGGATTTCGCTTCTCAGTGTAGCCTTCCTCCGGGACTTTCGCCATCCGGCGTACCATCCCCCTCTCCTGCGAGAACAGTTCCGCGTCCTCGTCCACCAGTTCGGCCGTATTCGCGCCTTGCTTCCGGGAATGCTCTTTCAGACGGTGGCCGCGGGCATGCTCATCCCTGTAATCCCCAACTTTCTCGCCGTATACCAAAATCTCCCGTACGACGCTTACTCGTACCTCCTCCTCCTCGGCGGAGGCTTGGCCTTGGGAGGGCTCATCCCCATGGGGATGGCTGCCGACCGCCTGGGGCGCCGGGGATTTCTTCTCCTCGGATTCCTCCTCATGGGCGGCGCCCTCCTCTTCATGGCGCCGCCGCAGCCCCTCGGAAGGCTCCTCTTTTGGGCGGCGGTTCTCGGGATCGGCTACGCCGCGCTGTTGCCGGCTTGGAATGCGCTCCTCGCGCAATACGTTCCTCACAACCACAAGGGTGTAGGGTGGGGGCTCTTTTCCACCTTGGAGGGACTCGGGCTCATGCTCGGTTCCGGACTCGGGGGTTTCCTCGCCGATCGCCTCACCACGCCCAACGTGCTTCTCATCAGTGGTATGATGCTTTTGAGCCTTGTCTTTTTCTACGCATTTGCCCCGCTTCATCCCCCTGCCTTTTGGGATGGCTCTTCGGATCGCGTACGCTGA
- the moaA gene encoding GTP 3',8-cyclase MoaA: MEVPFRDTFGRPMRDLRLSVTDRCNFRCVYCMPKEKFGPHFSFLPPASLLTFDEIERLVRIFVSLGIRKVRITGGEPLLRPRIEELVARIRRVAPGVDLAMTTNGFLLAKKARALREAGLDRVTVSLDSLNPQTFRRLSGTNLLPELIVRGIDAAREAGFEVKVNMVVIRGENDADILPMARFFREKGVTLRFIEFMDVGTANDWNLERVVPAREILERISREMPLEPVHPEYFGEVAKRYRYVGSDVEIGFVTSVTQAFCSSCTRIRLTADGKLVTCLFAETGEDVRTLLRNGASDEEIVAKIREVWERRADHYSEIRLANTKKNRTKVEMFYVGG, encoded by the coding sequence TTGGAGGTTCCCTTTCGCGATACGTTCGGTCGACCCATGCGCGACCTCCGCCTCTCGGTCACCGATAGGTGCAACTTTCGCTGTGTGTACTGCATGCCTAAGGAAAAGTTCGGCCCGCATTTTTCCTTTCTCCCGCCTGCCTCACTCCTCACGTTCGATGAAATCGAGCGCCTCGTGCGCATTTTTGTTTCTCTCGGGATCCGCAAGGTGAGGATCACCGGCGGAGAGCCCCTTCTCCGTCCGAGGATCGAAGAACTTGTGGCCCGCATTCGCCGCGTCGCTCCCGGGGTAGACCTCGCGATGACGACCAACGGCTTCCTCTTGGCCAAGAAGGCTCGGGCCTTGCGGGAGGCCGGGCTCGACCGCGTCACCGTGAGTCTGGACAGCCTGAATCCCCAGACGTTTCGCCGGCTCTCGGGGACGAACCTCCTCCCCGAGCTCATCGTGCGCGGCATCGACGCCGCCCGGGAGGCGGGCTTCGAGGTCAAGGTGAACATGGTGGTGATCCGGGGTGAGAACGACGCCGACATCCTCCCCATGGCCCGCTTCTTCCGCGAAAAGGGGGTAACCCTCCGCTTCATCGAGTTCATGGACGTCGGCACGGCCAACGATTGGAACCTCGAACGTGTCGTCCCCGCCCGGGAAATCCTCGAGCGCATCTCCCGGGAGATGCCCCTCGAACCCGTGCATCCCGAGTACTTCGGCGAAGTCGCGAAACGCTACCGCTACGTGGGTTCTGACGTGGAAATCGGTTTCGTGACGAGCGTCACGCAGGCCTTTTGCTCGTCGTGCACGCGGATTCGTCTCACCGCCGACGGAAAGCTCGTCACCTGCCTCTTTGCGGAAACCGGGGAGGACGTACGCACGCTTTTGCGCAACGGCGCATCGGACGAGGAGATCGTGGCCAAGATCCGGGAGGTTTGGGAACGGCGCGCCGACCACTACTCCGAGATCCGCCTCGCCAACACGAAGAAAAACCGCACAAAGGTCGAAATGTTTTACGTCGGCGGCTAG